The window CCGCATGAGGGTGGTCTTGCCGGCCGAGTTGGCCCCCACCAGGGCCACCGCCTCGCCGGGGGAGACTCTCAGGTCGATCTCCCGGAGGACCTGGACGCTGCCGTGGCTGGCCGACAGGCCGGCGACTTCGAGAAGCGCCTCAGTCATGGCCCTCATCCTTCTCTCCGAGATAGGCCTCGATCACCGCCGGGTCGCGGGCCACCTCGGTGTAGGTCCCGGCGGCCAGCTGGCGGCCGTAGTGCATGACGATGACCCGGTCGCAGACGTCGCGGACAGTGCTCATCACATGCTCGATGACCAAGACGGTGACCCCGAGGTCGCGGATTTTCCTCACCAGGGTGATGGCCTCGGCCGCCTCGGCCTGGGTCAACCCCTCCATCACTTCATCGAGGAGGAGGAGGCGGGGGGAGGGGGCCAGCGCCCGGGCCATCTCCAGGCGCTTCAGCTCGACCGCGTTCAATTGCCTGGTCACCTGCCCCGCCTTGGAGGCCAGCCCGACCAGGTCGAGGAGACGGCGGGCCTCTTCGCGGGCCCGCCCCTGGGGCAGGGGACGGGGACGCCCAAAGATGGCTCCGATCATCACGTTCTCCTCGACCGTCATCTCCTCGAAGGGCTGAACCACCTGGAAGGTCCGGCCGATGCCGCAGTGACAGCGCTGGTGCGGTCCGAGGCGGGTGATGTCCCGGTCCCCCAGGAACAGGCGGCCGGAGTCAAGGGGGTAGACGCCGGAGATCAGGTTGAAGGTGGTCGTCTTGCCGGCCCCGTTGGGACCGATCAGCCCGAGGATCTCGCCCTCGTCCGCGGTGAAGGACAGCCCGTCGACGGCCGTCAGTCCGCCGAAGCGCTTGCCGAGCGCTTCCGCGGCCAGGAGGGTCGCCATGACCTCACCACCCCCAGGAGGCCCCGGGGCATGAAGAGCACCGCCGAGACCAGGATGAAGCCGTAGATGATGCTGTAGCCGTATGGGATGTTGACCCGGAGGAACTCTTCGGCCACCTTCAGGACGAAGGTCCCGAGGAGGGGGCCGACGGTCGTGTGGAGGCCGCCGAAGACCGACATGACCACCGAATGGACGGCGACGTTGATGGAAAAGGCTTCGTACGGGATGGTCACCGTGATGTAGTGCAGGTAGAAGGCCCCGGCCACGGCCGGGAAGACGGAGGTCGCCCCGAAGGCCAGGACCTTGTAGCGAACGGTGTCAACACCCATGACTTCGGCCAGGAGCGGCCGCTGGCGCGTGGCCTCGAAGGCGAGGCGGAGGCGGGACCGGGCGACCCACTCCGAGAAGAGCACGGCCGTGGCCAGGACGGCGAGGATGAGGAAGTAGGCCCTGACCCGGTCGCCACCGAAGAGCGGCGGCACCTGGACGCCCATGGCCCCGCCGGTGAGGCCCGGCGTCTGGAGGGCGATGGTCCGCAGGACCTCGCCGAAGGCCAGCGTGGCCACGGCCGTATAGATCCCGTGGAGGCGGAGGGTGAGGAGGCCCAAGCCCAAGGCGACCACCGCGGCGACCGCTCCGGCCAGGATGATCGAGGTCACGGCCGGCACGTGAAACCGGGTGAAGATGATCGCCGAGGCATAGGCGCCGAGTCCGAAGAAGCCCGAATGGGCCAGGGAGAGCTGGCCGGTCCGGGCCAGGACGTCCCAGGACAAAGCGAGGACGCCGTACATCACCGTGGCCAGGGCCAGGTGGAGGTAGTAGGGACCGGTGATGAACGGGAGGGCCACCAGGACGAGGGCCAGGGCGGCCCAGCCCCAATAGCGCTTGGTGATAGGTCTGAGGGAGGCCACCTAGCGTTCCACCCCCTTCGGCCGTAAGGTCAGGACGAGCAAGATCAGGACGAAGAAGACCCCTTCGGACCACCCCGACCCCTGCGGGACATAGGTCCCGACGAGGGATTCGGCCACTCCCAGGAGCAGGCTGGCCCAGATGACGCCGTTCATGTTGCCCAGGCCGGCGAGGACGACGATGCAGAAGGCCTTGAGGGTAAACTCCATTCCGATCAGGGGTTGGGCGTAGAGGATCATCGCCAGCATCACCCCGGCCATCCCGGCCAGCGCGGCGGAGATGCCGAAGGCGACCATGTAGACGTCCTCGACCTCGATGCCCACCAGCGAGGCACCGTCGCGGCTCTGGCTGACGGCCCGCATCGCCTTGCCCAGGCGGGTCCTGGCCAGCAGGAGGTAGAGCAAGAGGACGAGGCCGAAGCCGACGACGAAGGTGATCATCCGGCCCAGCCCGACGGAGACGCCGCCGTAGGCCAGGGCCACCGAACGGTAGGGGGACGCGGTCCCCCGCGGATCCCCGGTCCACAGGATCAGGGCCAGGTTCTGGAAGATCACCGAGAGGCCGAAGGTCAGGAGCAACTGGTTGATCTCGGGGGCCCCGAGGACCCGCCTGATCGTCCCCCGGTAGACCAGGGCGCCGAGGGCGAAGAGGAGGACGGCGGCAAGCGGGAGGGAGAGGAGGGGGTCGATCCCGAGGATGGTGAAGGCGAAGACGGCCAGGTAAGCCCCGAGCATCAGGAACTCGCCGTGGGCGAAGTTGAGGATGCCGAGGACCCCGACGGCCAGGGCCAACCCGATCGAGGTCAGGGCATAGAGGCCCGAACGGAGGATGCCGTTGAGCAGAGTCTGCAGGAAGACGGGCAAACCCTCGATGACCTTTCCCCCCTTAACCCCAGCGGATGCAGCTGGCTCCCCAGGTGTAACCGGTGCCGGCCCCGGTCACCACGGCCACCTGGCCCGGTTTCAGCAGACCCCGCTCGGAGGCTTCCTTGAGGACGATGATCTGATCGGCCGCCTGGACGTGTCCGTACTCTTCGAGATAGAAGGTCTGGTCCCAGGTCAGCCCGAGGGCCTTCAAGATGCCGTCGTGGAAGGACCGCTTCATGTGAGTGGCGCCGAAGAAGTCCACGTCGGGCACGGTGAGGCCGCTGCCGGCGATGGCCTGGCGGCAGACGGCGATGAAGTTCGGCAGGGAGACCGGGTCAAGCCGGCGCTTCATCTCCTCGACCCGGGGGATCTCGAAATGGTGCAGGCGCGGGTCAGTCTGGTCGTGCGTCTCCGGGCGGAAGCGGGAGCCCCCGACCGGCAGGTAGACGTCCTCGGCGAACTGGCCGTCGGTGATCACCGACGAGCCGAGGATCAGGTTCTTCTCCCAGCCGTGGCTGATGACCGCGGCCCCCGCTCCGTCGGCGAAGTTGAAAAGGAAGCGGCTGTCCTGGTTGCGGTAGTCGAGCAGATCCCCTTCCTTGCTGCCGGCGACGATCAGGATGTGGCCGAGCCCCGGGTCGGCCAGGAGCATCTCCTTGGACAGCTTGAAGGCGAGAATGCCGGTGGCGCAAAGGGCCATGATCTCGAAGGCGAAGGCCCGTTTGGCCCCCAGAGCGTGCTGGATCTTGGCCCCGATCGGCCAGACGTGATAATCCTTGTACTCACTCCCGAAGTAGATGACCGCCCCGAGGTCCATCGGGTCGAGCTCGCCGAGGGCTTGGCGGGCGGCCGCGATGCACATGTCCGAGACGTGGAGTTCCGGCGGCGCCTTGGGCTTCCTGACGAACCCGAACTTCTGTCTGATGACCTCCTCTGGGATCCCGGCTCGTTCGGCGACGTCGGCGGCGGTGAGGAAGCTATCGGGGATGAAGACGCCCAGCCGGCGGATGCCGACCGGGGGCTGATGACCGGAGACGGGTCCGGGGGGTGCGCGGCGGTAGTCGGTGGTAATCGCCCATTCACCTCCGAGGTCGGCTCATCGAGGGCCCACGAGGGGCGCCCCAACCTGACAGCTGATTCAGGTTGCATGTTCAGACTTTTCGACGGAGGGGTGGGGAATCCTTCTCCGATTGGGCTAATGTTGCCAACTTTCCGTTAAATTCCCAGCTAGACACGGACCCCGGCAGGGTTTCGGCCGGCCTCGGAGAAAGACGAAAGGGTCGGGAACGGCCGGGCCCCACAAATCAGCCGGGTCCCGAAGAAGGGAGGCCACCACTTGGGCGCGCCCCGACCACGGCCCTCACCCACGCCTGAGCCACCCGCCCCGCTAGCGGAGGGGCCGCGGACCCTGAGCCTCGAAGTGCCGGTTGACGCCGAGCGAGTCGCGGCCTGCCTTGGACCGGTCGACCGGGTCAAGGCCCGCCCGCCTTTGGTCGGTGCGGTGGACGAGGCCGTGGCCCTGGCCGCGAGGCTCGTTCG of the Bacillota bacterium genome contains:
- a CDS encoding ABC transporter ATP-binding protein, which produces MATLLAAEALGKRFGGLTAVDGLSFTADEGEILGLIGPNGAGKTTTFNLISGVYPLDSGRLFLGDRDITRLGPHQRCHCGIGRTFQVVQPFEEMTVEENVMIGAIFGRPRPLPQGRAREEARRLLDLVGLASKAGQVTRQLNAVELKRLEMARALAPSPRLLLLDEVMEGLTQAEAAEAITLVRKIRDLGVTVLVIEHVMSTVRDVCDRVIVMHYGRQLAAGTYTEVARDPAVIEAYLGEKDEGHD
- a CDS encoding branched-chain amino acid ABC transporter permease, coding for MASLRPITKRYWGWAALALVLVALPFITGPYYLHLALATVMYGVLALSWDVLARTGQLSLAHSGFFGLGAYASAIIFTRFHVPAVTSIILAGAVAAVVALGLGLLTLRLHGIYTAVATLAFGEVLRTIALQTPGLTGGAMGVQVPPLFGGDRVRAYFLILAVLATAVLFSEWVARSRLRLAFEATRQRPLLAEVMGVDTVRYKVLAFGATSVFPAVAGAFYLHYITVTIPYEAFSINVAVHSVVMSVFGGLHTTVGPLLGTFVLKVAEEFLRVNIPYGYSIIYGFILVSAVLFMPRGLLGVVRSWRPSWPRKRSASASAD
- a CDS encoding branched-chain amino acid ABC transporter permease; this translates as MPVFLQTLLNGILRSGLYALTSIGLALAVGVLGILNFAHGEFLMLGAYLAVFAFTILGIDPLLSLPLAAVLLFALGALVYRGTIRRVLGAPEINQLLLTFGLSVIFQNLALILWTGDPRGTASPYRSVALAYGGVSVGLGRMITFVVGFGLVLLLYLLLARTRLGKAMRAVSQSRDGASLVGIEVEDVYMVAFGISAALAGMAGVMLAMILYAQPLIGMEFTLKAFCIVVLAGLGNMNGVIWASLLLGVAESLVGTYVPQGSGWSEGVFFVLILLVLTLRPKGVER
- a CDS encoding 3-oxoacyl-ACP synthase, with the translated sequence MTTDYRRAPPGPVSGHQPPVGIRRLGVFIPDSFLTAADVAERAGIPEEVIRQKFGFVRKPKAPPELHVSDMCIAAARQALGELDPMDLGAVIYFGSEYKDYHVWPIGAKIQHALGAKRAFAFEIMALCATGILAFKLSKEMLLADPGLGHILIVAGSKEGDLLDYRNQDSRFLFNFADGAGAAVISHGWEKNLILGSSVITDGQFAEDVYLPVGGSRFRPETHDQTDPRLHHFEIPRVEEMKRRLDPVSLPNFIAVCRQAIAGSGLTVPDVDFFGATHMKRSFHDGILKALGLTWDQTFYLEEYGHVQAADQIIVLKEASERGLLKPGQVAVVTGAGTGYTWGASCIRWG